Proteins from a single region of Labedella gwakjiensis:
- a CDS encoding alpha/beta fold hydrolase — translation MTEITAHHGLFKDTNLHVDDTGGNGRPVVLIHGWPLSGASWSEQVPAFSSAGYRVVTYDRRGFGRSDKPLTGYTYDTLTEDLHTLLEELDLRDVTLVGFSMGGGEVARYFSKYGTDRIHSVVFAAAVPPYLMKTGDNPDGPLEAGQAAQMTAGLTADQEKFYDGFTTDFFSANGKLVVTEEQRQEALALALQSSKVAALACMTAFATTDFREDLPKVTVPTLVIHGDADGTVPFEGSGARTHAAIAGSELHVIAGGPHGINVSHADEFNRVVLDFLQK, via the coding sequence ATGACCGAGATCACCGCACACCACGGCCTCTTCAAGGACACGAACCTCCACGTCGACGACACCGGCGGCAACGGACGCCCCGTCGTCCTCATCCACGGCTGGCCCCTCTCGGGCGCCTCCTGGTCGGAGCAGGTGCCCGCCTTCTCCTCGGCCGGCTACCGCGTGGTCACTTACGACCGCCGCGGCTTCGGCCGTAGCGACAAGCCGCTCACCGGCTACACCTACGACACCCTCACCGAGGACCTCCACACCCTCCTCGAGGAGCTCGACCTCCGCGACGTGACGCTCGTCGGCTTCTCGATGGGCGGCGGCGAGGTGGCCCGCTACTTCTCGAAATACGGCACGGACCGCATCCACAGCGTCGTCTTCGCTGCAGCGGTGCCGCCGTACCTCATGAAGACGGGCGACAACCCCGACGGCCCCCTCGAGGCTGGCCAGGCGGCGCAGATGACGGCCGGCCTCACCGCCGACCAGGAGAAGTTCTACGACGGGTTCACGACGGACTTCTTCTCCGCCAACGGGAAGCTCGTCGTCACCGAGGAGCAGCGCCAGGAGGCGCTCGCGCTCGCGCTGCAGTCGTCGAAGGTCGCGGCCCTCGCATGCATGACGGCGTTCGCGACCACCGACTTCCGCGAGGACCTGCCGAAGGTCACCGTGCCGACGCTCGTCATCCACGGCGACGCCGACGGAACGGTGCCGTTCGAGGGATCGGGCGCGCGCACGCACGCCGCGATCGCCGGTTCCGAGCTCCACGTGATCGCGGGAGGCCCCCACGGCATCAACGTGAGCCACGCGGACGAGTTCAACCGCGTCGTCCTCGACTTCCTCCAGAAGTAA